In a single window of the Mucilaginibacter defluvii genome:
- a CDS encoding MlaE family ABC transporter permease, which produces MDTANTSSPQQNPGSKLKTRVADFFVDLYRIGGFTMRFFKEAFVAPFEFQELIRQCYQVGVRSLPLISLTGFIIGIIFTKQSRPSLLEFGATSWLPSLVSIAILKALAPMVTAIIASGKVGSGIGAELGSMRVTEQIDAMEVSGTNPFKYLVVTRVLATTITIPLLATYTALIALLGAYLNISANEGISYSAFMGEVFEPIDFIDIDQSLIKAIVFGFTIGLVGCYQGYHSNKGTEGVGKAANNAVVIAMFLIFIEEILIVQITGWFR; this is translated from the coding sequence ATGGATACAGCAAACACATCATCTCCGCAACAAAATCCCGGTTCAAAATTAAAGACACGTGTTGCCGATTTTTTTGTTGACCTGTACCGTATCGGTGGCTTTACCATGCGCTTTTTTAAAGAAGCTTTTGTTGCTCCCTTCGAGTTTCAGGAACTCATACGCCAGTGCTATCAGGTTGGCGTGCGCTCCTTACCATTAATATCCTTAACCGGTTTTATTATCGGTATAATTTTCACCAAACAATCAAGGCCATCGTTACTGGAGTTTGGCGCAACTTCGTGGCTACCGTCACTGGTATCTATCGCGATATTGAAAGCGCTTGCCCCTATGGTTACGGCTATTATCGCGTCGGGTAAGGTAGGCTCCGGTATAGGCGCCGAGCTGGGCTCAATGCGGGTTACCGAACAGATTGACGCTATGGAAGTATCAGGTACCAATCCGTTTAAATACCTGGTTGTAACACGTGTACTGGCAACTACCATTACCATTCCACTGCTGGCCACCTACACCGCGCTTATCGCTCTATTGGGTGCGTACCTTAACATCAGCGCCAACGAGGGCATCAGTTACAGCGCCTTTATGGGCGAGGTTTTTGAACCGATTGATTTTATAGACATTGACCAATCACTGATAAAGGCGATTGTTTTTGGTTTTACAATTGGTTTAGTAGGTTGTTACCAGGGCTATCACTCAAACAAAGGTACTGAGGGTGTGGGTAAAGCAGCAAATAACGCGGTGGTTATCGCCATGTTTTTAATATTTATTGAGGAGATACTCATCGTTCAAATAACCGGCTGGTTCAGGTAA
- a CDS encoding ABC transporter ATP-binding protein, whose translation MEKAKAHIDYNNPVISIRGLQKSFGDYHVLRGIDLDIFQGENLVVLGRSGTGKSVLIKLISGLLRPDEGTINVLGNNVLTLTDRELQKLRIRIGFSFQNSALYDSMTVRKNLEFPLVRNRKGITRKDIDKAVEEVLDGVGLTQAINQMPSELSGGQRKRIGIARTLILNPEIMMYDEPTAGLDPITCIEINDLINEVQQRYHTSSIIITHDLTCAKTTGDRIAMLLDGQFQRVGSFDQIFETDDARVKPFYDYNFVQ comes from the coding sequence ATGGAAAAGGCAAAAGCACATATCGACTATAATAACCCGGTTATCAGCATCAGGGGGCTCCAAAAATCATTTGGCGACTATCATGTACTGCGCGGTATCGATCTGGATATTTTTCAGGGCGAAAATCTGGTGGTGCTCGGCCGGTCAGGTACAGGTAAGTCAGTATTGATTAAACTGATTTCTGGCCTGTTACGTCCGGACGAAGGAACCATCAATGTACTAGGCAACAATGTACTAACCCTGACTGATAGGGAATTACAAAAGCTGCGAATCCGCATTGGCTTCTCGTTTCAAAACAGTGCTTTGTACGATAGCATGACGGTACGAAAAAATCTTGAATTTCCGCTGGTGCGCAACCGTAAAGGCATTACCCGTAAGGACATCGACAAGGCTGTTGAAGAAGTGCTGGACGGCGTTGGCCTGACACAGGCTATCAACCAAATGCCGTCTGAATTATCAGGCGGGCAGCGTAAACGTATTGGTATAGCACGTACGCTAATACTTAACCCTGAGATAATGATGTATGACGAGCCGACGGCAGGCCTCGACCCGATCACTTGTATCGAGATAAATGACCTGATTAACGAGGTGCAACAGCGTTACCATACTTCGTCTATCATTATTACGCACGATTTAACCTGTGCTAAAACCACAGGCGACCGTATAGCTATGTTGCTCGACGGCCAGTTTCAACGGGTGGGCTCATTCGATCAGATTTTTGAGACGGACGATGCCCGGGTGAAACCTTTTTATGATTATAACTTTGTTCAATAA
- a CDS encoding MlaD family protein gives MDASERKNAIIVGIFIALGVIIFVVGVLTLGSSSKTFVKTIHIRSTFGDVAGLKKGGNVWFSGVKIGTIKEIAFSNNSQVDVIMSIDAAVQPYIHRNTQAKIGSDGLIGNKIIVLDGGSPQAPVIEDGDRIQSEKMLSTDEMMSTLQENNRNLLAITKDFKQLSSQILQGKGTVGALLADSSMGVQLRNSMKNLQATTESASRMAVQLNNFSQKMNTKGGLADKLLTDTATFAQIRQSVTQLQQTAANASMLTDNLNKASSKLNTTDNALGILLNDRKTASQMQNTLNYLEQSSIKLNDDLEAVQHNFLLRGFFKKRERARADSLKGK, from the coding sequence ATGGATGCTTCGGAAAGAAAAAATGCAATAATAGTGGGCATATTCATCGCCCTTGGTGTAATTATATTTGTAGTTGGTGTGCTTACTTTAGGTAGCTCATCAAAAACATTTGTAAAAACCATACACATACGCTCAACATTTGGTGATGTAGCCGGCCTGAAAAAAGGCGGTAACGTTTGGTTTTCAGGTGTTAAAATAGGCACTATTAAAGAGATCGCGTTCAGCAACAACTCGCAAGTTGATGTGATCATGTCTATTGACGCGGCTGTGCAGCCTTACATACACCGTAACACACAAGCCAAGATAGGATCAGACGGTTTGATCGGTAACAAGATCATTGTGCTTGATGGCGGCAGTCCGCAGGCGCCGGTTATAGAGGATGGCGACAGGATACAGTCAGAAAAAATGCTGTCGACAGACGAGATGATGAGCACCCTGCAGGAGAACAACCGCAACCTGTTGGCTATAACTAAAGATTTTAAACAATTGAGCAGCCAGATTCTGCAAGGCAAAGGTACCGTAGGCGCTTTACTTGCCGATAGCAGTATGGGCGTACAGTTACGTAACTCGATGAAAAACCTGCAGGCCACAACAGAAAGCGCTTCGCGCATGGCGGTGCAACTGAATAACTTCAGCCAAAAAATGAATACCAAAGGTGGCCTTGCCGATAAGTTACTGACCGACACGGCAACGTTTGCCCAGATTCGCCAATCGGTTACACAATTACAGCAAACCGCGGCTAATGCCAGCATGTTAACTGATAACCTGAATAAAGCGTCATCTAAACTAAACACTACCGATAATGCCCTGGGTATTTTGCTTAACGACCGCAAAACAGCGTCGCAAATGCAGAACACCTTGAATTACCTGGAGCAAAGTTCCATCAAACTGAATGACGACCTTGAAGCGGTGCAGCATAACTTTTTATTAAGGGGCTTCTTTAAGAAACGTGAAAGGGCACGCGCCGATAGCTTGAAAGGCAAATAA
- a CDS encoding DUF4126 family protein has product MQNHLKQIVSIGIIAGMRSMMAPAAAATFLHRKRKTPGNAVLDKIFTSSAGLKVLNALAAGELVGDKLPTAPNRIATPGLVGRIVTGSLAAASISKANNKNVIAGALIGGGVAAASTYAFFYLRRYISSHPKIKDYFTGAAEDAVALGLSALVAK; this is encoded by the coding sequence ATGCAAAATCACCTTAAACAAATAGTAAGTATTGGAATAATCGCAGGCATGCGCAGCATGATGGCCCCTGCAGCGGCTGCAACCTTTTTACACCGTAAACGTAAAACGCCCGGCAATGCGGTGCTCGATAAAATATTTACTTCATCAGCCGGGTTAAAAGTCCTTAATGCTTTGGCAGCCGGAGAGCTGGTTGGCGATAAACTACCTACCGCACCTAACCGCATTGCGACGCCGGGCCTCGTGGGCCGTATCGTTACCGGAAGCCTTGCGGCGGCATCAATCAGCAAAGCCAATAATAAAAATGTTATTGCAGGCGCGCTCATAGGCGGAGGCGTAGCCGCTGCATCAACTTATGCGTTTTTTTACCTGAGGCGATACATAAGCAGCCATCCGAAAATTAAAGACTACTTTACCGGTGCTGCAGAGGATGCCGTAGCTTTGGGGCTTTCGGCATTAGTGGCTAAATAA
- a CDS encoding DUF6263 family protein, with amino-acid sequence MLLTCFAFAQKRSIALKLKPGATYSFVIKQTSTTSQTIRQRPLETRLILTAGMRFMVSNVTEGDYTLNTTFDSIKLQLELPNGDLQFNTEKRGDSGIYAVVLKSLKKRPFNIRLSKTGKIMEVEGSDNNLQKAIADTKADTAQRQQALEQLRQSVGSTAITNLLQKIFNIYPEVAVSNNDKWIIQTQNKGEPDIATRNYYMVKTALPKSIVIQGNGTIQSVAPARPALLNGMPVERNLAGDTYVNITTDYISGWPLRAEINEKLNGVIIINDNPQLPGGLAIPININNIVTLSIP; translated from the coding sequence ATGTTATTAACCTGCTTCGCTTTTGCACAAAAGCGAAGCATTGCACTTAAGCTTAAACCGGGTGCCACCTATTCATTTGTAATAAAGCAAACCTCTACCACCAGTCAAACCATCAGGCAACGCCCGCTTGAAACACGTTTGATATTAACCGCAGGTATGAGATTTATGGTAAGCAATGTTACAGAAGGTGACTATACTTTAAACACTACGTTTGACAGTATAAAACTACAATTAGAACTACCCAATGGCGACCTTCAATTCAACACAGAAAAGCGGGGCGATAGCGGCATCTACGCTGTAGTGTTAAAGTCATTAAAAAAAAGGCCATTTAACATCCGGCTTAGCAAAACAGGTAAAATAATGGAAGTTGAAGGCTCTGATAACAATTTACAAAAAGCCATAGCCGATACTAAAGCGGATACCGCACAAAGGCAACAAGCTTTAGAACAGCTTCGCCAGTCGGTAGGATCAACAGCGATTACCAACCTGCTGCAAAAGATATTCAACATATACCCGGAAGTAGCCGTAAGTAATAACGACAAGTGGATTATCCAAACACAAAATAAAGGAGAGCCCGACATTGCCACCCGTAACTATTATATGGTTAAAACAGCTTTGCCCAAAAGCATTGTAATTCAAGGCAACGGAACGATACAGTCAGTTGCGCCTGCCAGGCCAGCCTTACTTAACGGAATGCCGGTTGAACGTAACCTTGCCGGAGATACTTACGTAAATATCACAACAGATTACATAAGCGGCTGGCCGTTAAGAGCCGAAATTAATGAAAAGCTTAATGGCGTAATTATCATTAATGATAATCCCCAGCTGCCTGGCGGATTGGCGATACCGATAAATATTAACAACATTGTTACATTAAGTATTCCTTAA
- a CDS encoding SPFH domain-containing protein, which translates to MSGLFINLWWVVPIVVGLVMYKFVLRVFCGMVIVPDDRIGLVIKKFTLNNSKRMPDGRIIATHGEAGMQAKALAPGLYWRLWPWQYEVIMAPFTIIEQDKLGLVKAKDGASLDTGRVLGKPVDCDKFQDAIAFLDNNGQKGPQAAFLTPGSYRINTFLFEIQTVPITHINDNKVGIITTLDGEPLDKGEIAGESVHGHKNYQDPIAFINAGGRKGLQEDVILSGTYYLNPWFVSVEQVDMVYIPIGYVGVVNSFVGPEGKDTSGDSFKHGNIVKRNEKGVWDEPLDPGKHPVNIYTHAVEVVPTTNIVLNWADSRTEAHELDKNLCTITVRSSDGFTFNLDVSQIIHVPRNEAPKVIARFGKMKNLVSQVLEPTIANYFRNSAQRSDVIGFLANRIQRQNDAKEHISTVLAGYNVVGVDTLIGDIVPPAALMKTLTDRKIAEQEKVTYEIQRHAQIERKEFESAKAGADMQPEVVKSTRQVEINTQMAASKVAAAKGEAESKTINAKADAEVKTINAKADAEVKTVNAAADATATEVNGVAEAGKIKAIGLAEAEVTKQKTEAMGTEQYAVVRVAEALASNNIKLVPEILVSGKDGASGGMIEALIGNEMLKKLQKENAAPATE; encoded by the coding sequence ATGTCTGGTTTATTTATTAACCTGTGGTGGGTTGTGCCCATCGTAGTAGGCCTTGTTATGTACAAATTTGTGCTCAGGGTATTTTGTGGGATGGTTATCGTGCCTGATGATCGTATTGGCCTGGTCATTAAAAAATTCACGCTCAACAACAGCAAGCGTATGCCCGATGGGCGCATTATTGCCACCCATGGCGAAGCCGGTATGCAGGCCAAAGCGCTTGCCCCCGGGTTATACTGGCGCTTATGGCCGTGGCAGTATGAAGTGATTATGGCACCGTTTACCATCATTGAGCAGGATAAGCTCGGGCTGGTAAAGGCTAAGGATGGTGCCTCGTTAGATACCGGCCGCGTACTGGGTAAGCCTGTTGATTGCGATAAGTTTCAGGATGCCATCGCTTTTCTGGACAATAACGGGCAAAAAGGCCCGCAGGCAGCTTTCCTGACGCCGGGTAGTTATCGTATCAATACCTTTTTGTTTGAGATACAAACCGTGCCTATTACCCATATTAATGATAACAAGGTAGGCATTATTACCACCCTTGACGGCGAACCGCTGGATAAAGGCGAAATAGCAGGTGAATCGGTACATGGGCATAAAAACTACCAGGACCCGATAGCATTTATTAACGCCGGTGGGCGCAAGGGTTTGCAAGAGGATGTGATACTTTCAGGTACATACTACCTCAACCCCTGGTTTGTAAGTGTTGAACAGGTGGATATGGTTTATATACCGATAGGCTATGTAGGGGTAGTGAACTCCTTTGTAGGCCCCGAAGGTAAAGACACCAGCGGCGACAGCTTTAAACATGGTAACATCGTAAAGCGTAACGAAAAAGGTGTGTGGGATGAACCGCTTGACCCGGGCAAGCACCCGGTAAATATTTATACCCACGCCGTTGAAGTGGTGCCCACCACCAATATTGTGCTTAACTGGGCCGATAGCCGTACCGAAGCGCATGAGTTGGATAAGAACCTGTGTACCATCACCGTCCGCTCGTCCGACGGGTTTACCTTCAACCTTGATGTATCGCAGATCATTCACGTACCTCGTAATGAGGCGCCCAAGGTAATAGCCCGTTTTGGTAAAATGAAAAACCTGGTATCACAGGTGCTGGAACCTACCATTGCCAACTACTTCCGTAACTCGGCGCAACGCAGTGATGTGATCGGCTTTCTGGCCAACCGTATCCAACGGCAAAATGATGCCAAGGAGCATATCAGTACCGTACTGGCAGGTTATAATGTGGTAGGAGTGGATACCCTGATCGGCGACATTGTACCGCCCGCAGCACTCATGAAAACCTTGACAGACCGTAAAATAGCCGAGCAGGAAAAGGTGACTTATGAGATACAGCGCCATGCGCAAATTGAGCGTAAGGAGTTTGAGAGTGCCAAAGCCGGAGCCGATATGCAGCCCGAGGTGGTAAAATCAACCCGGCAGGTGGAGATCAATACTCAGATGGCGGCATCAAAGGTGGCCGCGGCCAAAGGCGAGGCCGAATCAAAAACCATTAACGCCAAGGCTGATGCGGAGGTTAAAACCATCAACGCTAAGGCCGATGCCGAAGTGAAAACCGTGAACGCAGCTGCTGATGCCACTGCTACCGAAGTGAACGGTGTTGCCGAGGCCGGTAAGATCAAAGCCATAGGCTTGGCCGAGGCCGAAGTTACCAAGCAAAAAACCGAAGCCATGGGTACCGAGCAATATGCCGTAGTGCGTGTAGCCGAAGCGCTGGCCAGCAACAACATTAAGCTGGTGCCAGAGATACTGGTGAGCGGCAAAGATGGTGCCTCAGGCGGTATGATTGAAGCTTTGATAGGCAACGAAATGCTTAAAAAGCTCCAAAAAGAAAATGCTGCCCCGGCAACCGAATAA
- a CDS encoding multidrug effflux MFS transporter yields the protein MTRKRYISLILILGTLTALGPFSIDMYLPGFPAIAKYMHTDVAGVALSLSSFFIGLAAGQLLYGPLLDKFGRRKPLLFGLSFYIVASIGCAMATSLNALIILRVIQAIGSCAAAVASMAMVRDLFPVNENAKVFALLMLVVGASPMVAPTVGGYVTAGPGWQWVFIVLAGMAVLILLAVIFVLPDSYKPDPTISLKPLPIITGFYNVLKVPQFYTYTLTGSFAFSGLFAYVAGSPLVFMEVYGVSQEAYGWIFAGLSVGFIGSSQVNSLLLRYFSSEQIVKVSLPAQALVGVLFLIGSVSGVLGFWGTIVMIFLFLCCLGITNPNSAALTLAPFSKNAGTASSLFGAIQLGIGALVSTSVSFFDSLSVVPLAAVMCATALIAFVILFTSLRLNRGKFTGVTGEAVVVGH from the coding sequence ATGACAAGAAAACGTTACATCTCGCTTATATTAATATTAGGTACACTTACGGCCTTAGGTCCGTTCTCAATAGATATGTATTTGCCCGGCTTCCCGGCTATAGCCAAATACATGCATACTGACGTGGCGGGTGTGGCGCTTTCGCTCTCGAGCTTTTTTATTGGCCTGGCAGCCGGGCAGCTATTATACGGGCCATTATTAGATAAGTTCGGCAGGCGCAAACCATTGTTGTTTGGGTTGAGCTTTTACATCGTGGCATCTATAGGTTGTGCCATGGCAACCTCGCTCAACGCGCTTATTATATTACGGGTCATCCAGGCTATAGGTAGCTGCGCGGCGGCCGTAGCCTCCATGGCTATGGTGCGCGATCTGTTCCCGGTGAATGAAAACGCTAAAGTATTTGCCCTGCTGATGCTGGTTGTAGGTGCATCACCCATGGTTGCCCCAACTGTAGGCGGTTACGTAACCGCCGGACCAGGCTGGCAATGGGTATTTATTGTGCTGGCGGGAATGGCCGTGCTGATACTATTAGCCGTAATATTTGTATTGCCCGACAGTTATAAGCCCGATCCAACCATATCGCTTAAACCACTGCCTATTATAACCGGCTTTTACAATGTTTTAAAGGTGCCGCAGTTTTACACTTATACGCTCACCGGCTCGTTCGCGTTTTCGGGTTTGTTTGCTTATGTAGCCGGTTCGCCGCTGGTATTTATGGAAGTATATGGCGTGAGTCAAGAAGCTTACGGCTGGATTTTCGCAGGACTGTCAGTTGGTTTCATCGGCTCCAGCCAGGTAAACAGCTTGCTGCTGCGTTATTTCAGCAGCGAGCAGATTGTTAAGGTATCTTTACCGGCCCAGGCATTGGTCGGGGTATTGTTCCTGATCGGCTCTGTATCAGGTGTACTTGGCTTTTGGGGAACTATCGTAATGATCTTCCTGTTCCTGTGCTGCCTCGGCATCACCAACCCAAATTCAGCCGCTTTAACCCTTGCTCCATTCTCTAAAAATGCAGGTACGGCCTCGTCATTGTTCGGTGCAATTCAACTTGGTATCGGGGCTTTGGTATCAACCAGCGTTAGTTTTTTCGACAGCCTTTCGGTGGTGCCTCTTGCTGCGGTAATGTGTGCCACTGCACTCATTGCTTTTGTAATATTATTTACCAGCCTGCGCCTTAACCGCGGTAAATTTACCGGCGTAACGGGGGAGGCTGTGGTGGTTGGGCATTAA
- a CDS encoding nuclear transport factor 2 family protein → MKIKTLFVFALALSACGKPDDKREANARAVKSMFAAFNRHDWTAMAGHYADTAGFLDPSLGTTYVKMTHAETAAKYAAMQKMFPDIKDDVNAIHAGDSVVVVEFTSSGTPAGGEKWHLPICSVLTFNNEGKIVKDATYYDNKE, encoded by the coding sequence ATGAAAATTAAAACCTTATTTGTATTTGCACTTGCTTTAAGTGCCTGCGGTAAGCCGGATGATAAGCGCGAAGCTAACGCCCGGGCAGTAAAAAGTATGTTTGCCGCTTTTAACCGGCACGATTGGACAGCAATGGCAGGTCACTATGCCGATACCGCCGGTTTTCTCGACCCGTCATTAGGTACTACTTATGTAAAAATGACCCATGCCGAAACGGCGGCCAAATATGCAGCCATGCAAAAAATGTTTCCGGATATTAAAGATGATGTTAACGCGATACATGCTGGCGATAGTGTAGTGGTGGTGGAATTTACATCAAGCGGCACGCCAGCCGGTGGCGAGAAATGGCATTTGCCGATATGCTCGGTATTAACCTTTAACAATGAAGGTAAAATAGTAAAGGATGCCACTTATTACGACAACAAAGAATAA
- a CDS encoding GlxA family transcriptional regulator: MIPLTVLYTRECRPLSMAAILDVFESVNKALHRRGDAPAFDIQLVGHDAGDVINNKYHTRDAGNAEDTRLILIPAFNSEYADIKVAIGANTGLIPWIMKQYQQGAEVASFCTGAFLLAATGLLNGRKATTHVLATYDLARNFPQIDVQPEEVVTHDGGIYTSGGATNTFHLLLYLVEKYCNREVAVQIAKLFAIDMDRDRQSYFATFLPSKDHTDPLVANAQQRMEEKYNKPATIEEIIGDIPSSRRNFVRRFKQATGITPIEYLQRTRLEGAKKLLEKTNQSISEVMYNSGYNDVKSFRQLFKKGVGLTPKEYRDKFNVIRAN; encoded by the coding sequence ATGATACCATTAACCGTATTGTACACGCGGGAATGCCGTCCGTTAAGCATGGCCGCCATATTAGATGTGTTTGAAAGCGTTAACAAAGCCCTGCATCGCCGGGGCGATGCGCCTGCTTTTGATATCCAGTTGGTTGGCCATGACGCCGGGGACGTGATCAACAATAAATACCACACGCGCGATGCAGGTAACGCTGAAGATACCCGGCTGATACTCATACCGGCGTTTAATTCAGAGTACGCCGATATTAAGGTTGCAATCGGCGCTAATACCGGGCTCATACCCTGGATAATGAAACAATACCAGCAGGGCGCCGAAGTAGCCAGCTTTTGTACGGGCGCGTTTTTGTTAGCGGCAACAGGTTTATTAAATGGCCGTAAAGCCACCACGCATGTTTTAGCTACGTATGACCTCGCACGCAACTTTCCGCAGATTGATGTGCAGCCCGAAGAGGTGGTTACGCACGATGGCGGCATTTACACCAGCGGCGGCGCTACCAATACCTTTCACCTTTTACTTTACCTGGTAGAAAAATATTGCAACCGCGAGGTGGCCGTACAAATAGCAAAACTGTTCGCTATTGATATGGACAGGGACAGGCAAAGTTACTTTGCTACGTTTTTGCCCTCAAAAGACCATACCGACCCGCTGGTAGCCAACGCTCAGCAGCGCATGGAAGAAAAATATAATAAACCGGCCACCATTGAGGAGATCATAGGCGATATACCTTCCAGCAGAAGAAACTTTGTACGCCGTTTTAAACAGGCAACCGGCATCACTCCTATTGAATATTTGCAGCGCACGCGGTTGGAGGGCGCCAAAAAGCTGCTGGAGAAAACCAACCAAAGCATCTCAGAGGTGATGTACAACTCCGGCTACAACGACGTAAAATCATTCAGGCAATTATTTAAAAAGGGAGTGGGATTAACGCCGAAGGAATATCGTGATAAGTTCAATGTGATAAGGGCTAACTAA
- a CDS encoding YMGG-like glycine zipper-containing protein, translating into MKKLAICLSLAMATIISAGDAAHAQQDTTKKKKMSSQGKGAIIGGAGGAVAGGLIGGDVKGALIGGALGAGGGYIIGNEKQKSKEKKAQAKRDSAAKNK; encoded by the coding sequence ATGAAAAAGTTAGCAATATGTTTAAGCCTGGCGATGGCTACCATTATATCGGCGGGCGATGCCGCGCATGCGCAGCAGGACACGACTAAGAAGAAAAAAATGAGCTCACAGGGTAAAGGCGCTATTATTGGCGGTGCCGGTGGCGCAGTAGCGGGTGGCCTTATTGGCGGCGATGTTAAAGGTGCGTTGATTGGCGGCGCTTTAGGCGCAGGTGGTGGTTACATCATCGGCAACGAAAAGCAAAAAAGTAAAGAGAAAAAAGCGCAGGCTAAAAGAGACAGCGCGGCCAAAAACAAATAA
- a CDS encoding BamA/TamA family outer membrane protein, translated as MIRSVAVFLTLLVPCFAFAQPRMYKDTAAVINTEGQRDLIDIGKDLFNIKPKKVEAEEDKDLYFSFLPASSTVPGGGKALFTSTTAGFYMGNRSTTYLSSVTFAPYFNFKGRYGLPIRSNIWLKNNSWNIMGDTRVLKYPQYTWGIGGGRDNDTKLLLDYRYFRFYQSALKQIKPYFFAGIGYNLDYYINIETNKTNALRTFTGYDSGTEDSKNSFSSGPSINLLYDTRNNSINPLPGCYANLVYRFSSPVFGSNNHWQSLYFDMRKYVSLTPQSRKKNVVALWAYYWTTLTPGTPYLNLPSIGWDPYNRSGRGIEQNRYRGDALLYFEGEYRRDLTRNGLIGYVLFASINSVTQQGTRSFQYWHPAAGGGLRVKFNKNSGTNIGVDYGFSRGFSTIMINLGEAF; from the coding sequence ATGATCAGATCTGTAGCCGTTTTTCTCACCCTGCTTGTACCGTGCTTCGCCTTTGCGCAGCCGCGTATGTATAAGGATACGGCAGCGGTGATCAATACCGAAGGGCAACGCGACCTGATCGACATAGGTAAAGACCTCTTCAATATCAAACCAAAAAAAGTTGAGGCCGAAGAGGATAAAGACCTTTACTTTTCTTTCCTGCCAGCATCATCAACGGTGCCTGGTGGTGGTAAGGCGCTGTTCACGTCAACCACGGCGGGCTTTTATATGGGTAACCGCAGTACTACCTATTTATCCAGCGTTACGTTCGCGCCTTATTTTAACTTTAAGGGGCGTTATGGTTTGCCTATACGCTCAAACATCTGGTTAAAAAATAACTCATGGAATATTATGGGCGATACACGGGTACTCAAATATCCGCAGTACACCTGGGGCATAGGCGGCGGCCGGGATAATGATACCAAATTATTGCTCGATTACCGGTACTTTCGCTTTTATCAGAGCGCGCTTAAACAGATAAAGCCTTATTTTTTTGCCGGCATAGGTTATAATCTCGATTACTATATCAATATAGAAACCAATAAAACCAACGCGCTTAGAACTTTTACAGGTTATGATTCGGGCACCGAGGATAGCAAGAACTCCTTTTCATCTGGCCCGAGCATTAATTTGTTGTATGACACCCGCAATAACTCCATAAACCCGTTGCCTGGCTGTTATGCAAATTTAGTTTACCGCTTCAGTAGTCCGGTATTTGGTAGCAATAATCACTGGCAGTCTTTATATTTTGATATGCGCAAGTATGTATCCCTTACGCCACAATCGCGCAAAAAGAATGTAGTGGCATTATGGGCTTATTACTGGACAACCCTAACCCCCGGTACGCCTTATCTTAACCTGCCCAGCATAGGCTGGGACCCCTACAACCGCTCGGGCCGGGGTATCGAGCAGAACAGGTACCGTGGGGACGCGCTTCTTTATTTTGAGGGGGAATATCGCCGAGACCTTACCCGAAACGGCTTAATAGGCTATGTGTTATTTGCCAGCATCAACTCAGTTACGCAACAGGGAACGCGCAGTTTTCAGTACTGGCACCCTGCGGCAGGCGGCGGATTACGTGTAAAATTCAATAAAAACTCGGGCACCAATATTGGCGTAGATTATGGCTTTAGCAGAGGCTTTTCAACTATAATGATCAATTTGGGTGAAGCATTTTGA
- a CDS encoding response regulator: protein MKRILVLDDNEDILDIVQETLSYEQFEVKSTAEGEHVLPLINDFKPDLVILDYRVSGMNGGEICRQIKNHPEYGDIPVIIFSAYINSGGELNAYGCDAIINKPFDLGELVEKVNSLI from the coding sequence TTGAAACGTATTTTAGTATTAGATGATAATGAAGATATCCTGGATATTGTTCAGGAAACATTATCGTATGAACAATTTGAGGTAAAGAGCACTGCTGAGGGCGAACATGTGTTGCCGCTTATCAATGATTTTAAGCCCGATCTGGTTATCCTGGATTACCGGGTTTCAGGCATGAACGGCGGCGAAATTTGCCGTCAGATTAAAAATCATCCTGAATACGGCGATATACCGGTTATCATCTTTTCGGCATACATAAACAGCGGTGGCGAATTGAATGCTTACGGCTGTGACGCCATCATTAATAAACCGTTTGACCTGGGCGAACTGGTTGAAAAAGTGAATAGCCTGATCTGA